In the Arthrobacter sp. 31Y genome, one interval contains:
- a CDS encoding MGMT family protein, with amino-acid sequence MRMEYVTAVLAVVDLVPSGSAVSYGDIAELLGAGGPRQVGAVMSHYGSSVAWWRVLRASGEAPPGHEVDALRHYVDESTPLHGAYEAFLKTGEGRWRVDLTNARWAPTDSDFDQLDVISDLLERQLHKLSVPDDEMTV; translated from the coding sequence ATGCGGATGGAGTATGTGACGGCGGTTCTGGCCGTTGTAGACCTTGTTCCATCGGGATCGGCGGTCTCCTATGGTGACATCGCGGAGCTTCTGGGTGCCGGCGGGCCGCGACAGGTCGGCGCAGTCATGAGCCACTACGGAAGCTCCGTGGCTTGGTGGCGCGTGCTCAGGGCCAGCGGGGAGGCGCCTCCCGGTCACGAAGTCGATGCTTTGCGGCACTACGTGGACGAATCCACTCCGCTGCACGGCGCTTATGAGGCCTTCCTGAAGACGGGCGAAGGCCGGTGGCGCGTCGATCTGACAAACGCCCGATGGGCGCCTACCGACTCTGACTTCGATCAACTCGATGTGATCTCTGACCTGTTGGAGCGTCAACTCCATAAATTGTCAGTGCCCGATGATGAAATGACTGTGTGA
- a CDS encoding 3'-5' exonuclease yields MSSWNTLSRAAFDLETTGKNSRSARIVTASITVVDAHGELIAEHEWLADPGVEIPLEASEVHGISTEKARAEGRPAADVTREVAGVLQGLFDDGTPVIAFNASYDFTVLAAESARYGVPQLSRFPVLDPYVMNKQVDRYRKGKRTLTALCEEYGVDLSNAHTSAADALATLRVLDAMAGKFPKLQMPASTLHELQVDWAASQAADFQQYLRRSKPTAVIEGEWPVLPPEDASRGGF; encoded by the coding sequence ATGAGCTCCTGGAACACCCTCTCCCGTGCCGCATTCGACCTCGAGACCACCGGGAAGAACTCCCGGTCAGCGCGGATCGTCACCGCTTCCATCACCGTTGTGGATGCCCACGGCGAGCTCATCGCAGAGCACGAGTGGTTAGCAGACCCCGGTGTGGAGATCCCGCTCGAAGCAAGTGAGGTGCACGGAATATCCACGGAGAAGGCGCGCGCAGAAGGGCGCCCGGCAGCAGATGTCACAAGGGAGGTCGCCGGGGTACTTCAAGGACTGTTCGACGACGGCACTCCCGTCATTGCTTTCAATGCAAGCTACGACTTCACGGTTCTGGCAGCTGAATCTGCCCGCTACGGCGTTCCTCAACTGAGCCGTTTCCCCGTGCTGGATCCCTATGTGATGAACAAGCAGGTGGATCGCTACCGCAAGGGAAAGCGCACCCTGACCGCCTTGTGTGAGGAATACGGGGTTGATCTGAGCAACGCGCATACCTCAGCGGCGGATGCTCTGGCTACCCTCCGGGTATTGGATGCCATGGCCGGCAAGTTTCCCAAGCTGCAGATGCCGGCCTCCACGCTCCACGAGCTGCAAGTAGACTGGGCGGCATCCCAAGCTGCTGACTTCCAGCAGTACTTGCGGCGAAGCAAGCCCACCGCCGTCATTGAGGGCGAGTGGCCAGTTCTTCCCCCCGAGGATGCAAGCCGGGGCGGTTTTTAA
- a CDS encoding ABC transporter substrate-binding protein — MKFKAPKWLSVAPVAAALVISLAACGGGTSEPSGSPTDALAGSDQKSLDTFTTAEVTPLDKIDKTKLGLITDGTLRVGTLSDAPPNIFIDPSGKFTGYDNELLRAIGDKLGLKVEFASTDFSALLSQVGNKQFDVGSSSISTTDARRKTVGFTNGYDFGYMAIVTKNDSKVTGFADVKEGLRIGVVQGTVQDDYMTNTLKIEPVRFPDYNTVYGNVKNGQIDAWVAPSQQAEGQVKEGDNTKIAEKVVNTQNFTAYAVNKDNQPLIDALNSGLDAVIADGTWAKLTAEWYKDRPTAAEQTPQGWKPGSKAVQLPAK; from the coding sequence ATGAAATTCAAAGCCCCTAAATGGCTGTCTGTTGCCCCCGTGGCCGCAGCCTTGGTGATTTCCCTGGCAGCCTGCGGCGGGGGAACCTCCGAGCCCAGCGGCTCGCCCACCGATGCACTGGCCGGCAGCGACCAGAAATCGCTCGATACGTTCACCACCGCCGAGGTGACGCCGCTGGACAAGATCGACAAGACCAAGCTGGGCCTGATCACTGACGGCACCCTGCGCGTGGGCACCCTTTCAGACGCTCCGCCGAACATCTTCATCGATCCTTCCGGTAAGTTCACCGGCTACGACAATGAGCTCTTGCGCGCCATCGGCGACAAGCTGGGCCTCAAGGTGGAGTTTGCATCCACCGACTTCTCTGCTCTCCTGTCCCAGGTGGGCAACAAGCAGTTCGACGTCGGATCCTCCTCCATCTCCACTACCGACGCCCGCCGCAAGACGGTCGGTTTCACCAACGGCTACGACTTCGGCTACATGGCGATCGTGACCAAGAACGACTCCAAGGTCACCGGCTTCGCCGACGTCAAGGAAGGCCTGCGCATCGGCGTCGTCCAGGGCACTGTCCAGGATGACTACATGACGAACACGCTCAAGATTGAGCCCGTCCGTTTCCCTGACTACAACACGGTCTACGGCAACGTGAAGAATGGCCAGATCGACGCTTGGGTTGCTCCTTCCCAGCAGGCCGAAGGCCAGGTCAAGGAAGGCGACAACACCAAGATCGCCGAGAAGGTTGTCAACACCCAGAACTTCACCGCGTATGCCGTGAACAAGGACAACCAGCCGCTGATCGACGCCCTGAACTCCGGCTTGGACGCTGTCATCGCTGACGGCACGTGGGCCAAGCTCACGGCCGAGTGGTACAAGGACCGTCCGACTGCTGCCGAGCAGACCCCCCAGGGCTGGAAGCCGGGCAGCAAGGCCGTCCAGCTCCCCGCCAAGTAA
- a CDS encoding amino acid ABC transporter permease, which produces MDILNQLAESFFDWEAIGEVLPKMFAVGLPNTIVLAVVSGIIGTALGMLLALMGISRNAAARWAARIYTDILRGLPPVLTILVIGFGFGPIIRELTGSTSPYPMAIAALSLMSGAYIGEIFRSGIQSVDKGQLEATRALGFSYGSSMRLVVVPQGIRRVLPALVNQFIALIKESSLVFMLGLLATEREIFQIGKDAAANSGNLSPYVAAAIFYLALTIPLTHFVNWIDARMRSGRPEKKEPDEAAAVVGKGAQA; this is translated from the coding sequence ATGGATATCCTCAATCAACTAGCCGAGTCCTTCTTTGACTGGGAGGCGATAGGCGAAGTTCTCCCCAAGATGTTCGCCGTCGGCCTGCCCAATACCATCGTTCTGGCTGTCGTCTCAGGCATCATCGGGACTGCACTTGGGATGCTGCTCGCCCTGATGGGGATTTCCCGGAACGCGGCGGCCCGGTGGGCAGCCCGCATTTACACGGACATTCTCCGCGGGCTTCCACCGGTGCTGACCATCCTGGTGATCGGATTCGGTTTCGGCCCCATTATTCGCGAACTGACAGGCTCCACCAGCCCGTACCCCATGGCCATCGCGGCCCTGTCCTTGATGTCAGGCGCGTACATCGGCGAGATTTTCCGTTCCGGCATCCAGAGCGTAGATAAGGGACAGCTGGAGGCGACCCGTGCCCTCGGGTTCAGCTACGGCTCGTCCATGCGCCTCGTAGTGGTGCCCCAAGGCATCCGGCGGGTTCTTCCCGCCCTGGTGAACCAGTTCATCGCGCTGATCAAGGAATCCTCGCTGGTGTTCATGCTTGGCCTGCTGGCCACAGAACGTGAAATCTTCCAGATCGGCAAGGACGCGGCAGCCAACAGCGGCAATCTGTCCCCGTACGTGGCCGCTGCCATCTTCTATCTGGCACTGACCATCCCGCTCACTCACTTTGTGAACTGGATTGATGCCCGCATGCGCTCCGGCCGGCCGGAGAAGAAGGAACCGGATGAGGCAGCAGCCGTCGTAGGAAAGGGAGCCCAGGCATGA
- a CDS encoding amino acid ABC transporter ATP-binding protein, translated as MSEFASGTLTAKNIHLSFGSNHVLRGIDLHVEKGTTASVIGPSGSGKSTLLRVMNRLIEPDQGDILLDGRSVLKDNPDELRRRIGMVFQQFNLFPHKTVAENISLALRKLRGMSKEQARDEALAQLDLVGLKHKADSRPANLSGGQQQRVAIARALAMKPEVMFFDEATSALDPELVKGVLALMTDLAQGGMTMVVVTHEMGFSRNVSDVVTFMDAGVVVESGPPEQLFTNPQTERLQGFLSDVL; from the coding sequence ATGAGCGAATTTGCATCAGGCACACTGACGGCCAAGAACATCCATTTGTCCTTCGGCAGCAACCACGTACTGCGCGGAATCGACCTGCACGTTGAGAAGGGCACCACGGCTTCCGTGATCGGCCCCTCGGGCTCGGGCAAGTCCACGCTCCTGCGCGTCATGAACCGGCTCATCGAACCGGACCAAGGCGACATCCTCCTGGATGGACGTTCGGTGCTCAAGGACAATCCGGACGAACTGCGCCGCCGTATTGGCATGGTCTTCCAGCAGTTCAACCTGTTCCCGCATAAGACGGTGGCAGAGAACATCTCGCTGGCCCTGCGCAAGCTCCGTGGCATGTCCAAGGAGCAGGCGCGCGACGAAGCCCTGGCCCAGCTGGACTTGGTCGGATTGAAGCACAAAGCTGACTCGCGTCCGGCCAACCTCTCAGGTGGACAGCAGCAGCGTGTGGCAATTGCCCGCGCGCTGGCCATGAAGCCTGAGGTCATGTTCTTTGACGAAGCTACCTCCGCTCTGGACCCGGAACTGGTCAAGGGAGTTCTTGCCCTCATGACGGACTTGGCACAGGGAGGCATGACCATGGTGGTGGTGACCCACGAAATGGGCTTCTCCCGCAATGTCTCCGACGTCGTGACCTTCATGGACGCCGGCGTGGTGGTTGAATCCGGTCCCCCGGAGCAGCTGTTCACCAACCCTCAGACGGAACGCCTTCAGGGCTTCCTTTCGGACGTTCTCTAA
- a CDS encoding glycoside hydrolase family 3 N-terminal domain-containing protein: protein MEKQLAALSLEQRVGQLFMVAAKATGAEPGTMEALTKYHAGNVYLSGRSKAGTAPTASVVSSLTGTVSAATTGGLPLFVATDQEGGYVQVLSGPGFSTIPTALVQASSGAAKLRTDAATWGKELRSVGVNVNLAPVLDTVTSPEFAPSNAPIGHFQREYGYDPGNVSLLGNAFADGMKDAGVAPVVKHFPGLGRVVPNTDVSNNVRDTATSQNDPALEPFHTAIKAGTRWVMVSNAYYDKIDPANIAPFSATIMDTMLRADAGFTGIVLSDDLCSAAQLEAWSDADRALNFFGAGGTMLICADPTSIPAMHQAVVQKATADPAFRAKVDAAALTVLRVKAGQ from the coding sequence GTGGAGAAGCAGCTGGCCGCGCTCAGCCTTGAGCAGCGCGTGGGACAACTGTTCATGGTGGCCGCTAAGGCCACCGGTGCAGAACCCGGAACCATGGAGGCCCTGACCAAGTATCACGCCGGAAACGTTTATCTGAGCGGACGCAGCAAGGCCGGAACTGCTCCGACGGCGTCCGTCGTGTCTTCGTTGACGGGCACAGTCTCTGCCGCCACAACTGGCGGGCTGCCCCTTTTTGTTGCTACTGACCAAGAAGGCGGGTACGTCCAGGTGCTCTCCGGCCCGGGTTTCTCCACGATTCCCACCGCCCTGGTTCAGGCCTCTTCCGGGGCGGCCAAGCTCCGAACGGATGCTGCGACGTGGGGGAAGGAACTTCGCAGCGTAGGCGTCAACGTGAACCTCGCACCGGTCCTGGATACAGTGACCAGCCCGGAATTTGCACCCTCCAATGCCCCCATCGGCCATTTTCAGCGGGAGTATGGCTATGACCCGGGCAACGTCTCGCTGCTGGGCAACGCTTTTGCCGACGGTATGAAAGACGCCGGGGTCGCTCCGGTGGTCAAACACTTCCCGGGCCTGGGCAGGGTGGTTCCCAATACGGACGTCAGCAACAATGTCCGCGACACGGCCACCTCGCAGAACGATCCCGCGCTTGAGCCGTTCCACACCGCCATCAAGGCGGGCACCCGGTGGGTCATGGTCTCGAACGCCTACTACGACAAGATCGACCCCGCAAACATCGCCCCGTTCTCAGCGACGATCATGGACACCATGCTGCGTGCTGATGCCGGCTTCACAGGGATTGTTCTGTCTGACGATCTCTGCAGTGCCGCTCAGTTGGAGGCCTGGTCAGATGCTGATCGTGCCCTGAACTTCTTCGGCGCCGGAGGAACCATGTTGATCTGCGCCGATCCCACGAGCATTCCGGCCATGCACCAAGCGGTGGTGCAGAAGGCTACGGCAGATCCTGCCTTCCGGGCCAAGGTGGATGCCGCAGCGCTCACTGTGTTGCGGGTTAAAGCAGGTCAATAG
- the hemL gene encoding glutamate-1-semialdehyde 2,1-aminomutase, giving the protein MTSNTPVSDQLFDRARSLMPGGVNSPVRAFGSVGGTPKFMVSAKGAYLTDADGKEYVDLVCSWGPALLGHAHPAVLDAVHAAVDRGLSFGASTPDEANLAAIVKDRVSAVERLRMVSTGTEATMTAVRLARGFTGRNLIIKFAGCYHGHLDGLLAAAGSGVATLALPGSAGVTEATAAETLVLPYNDLDAVEAAFAAHGKSIAAVITEAAPANMGVVTPGEGFNAGLSRITKEHGALLILDEVLTGFRTGYAGYWGLTGRQEGWAPDLLTFGKVIGGGMPTAALGGRADVMDYLAPVGPVYQAGTLSGNPVAMAAGVATLTNATPEVYAYVDARSLELSAALSSALDNAGVDHSIQRAGNLFSVAFGTSAHGVHNYDDAQRQESFRYAPFFHSMLDSGVYLPPSVFEAWFLSAAHDDAAMNRIIEALPAAAKAAAGATA; this is encoded by the coding sequence ATGACGTCAAATACCCCCGTGTCCGATCAACTGTTCGACCGTGCCCGGTCCCTGATGCCCGGCGGCGTGAACTCGCCGGTGCGGGCCTTCGGTTCAGTGGGCGGTACCCCGAAGTTCATGGTTTCGGCCAAGGGTGCTTATCTGACGGACGCGGACGGTAAGGAATACGTGGACCTCGTCTGCTCGTGGGGGCCCGCGTTGTTGGGACACGCCCACCCCGCCGTGCTGGATGCCGTTCACGCAGCCGTGGATCGAGGCCTTTCCTTCGGAGCTTCCACCCCGGATGAAGCCAACCTGGCCGCCATCGTCAAGGACCGGGTGTCCGCTGTGGAACGCCTGCGGATGGTGTCCACTGGAACCGAAGCCACCATGACGGCCGTTCGCCTGGCCCGTGGTTTCACCGGCCGCAACTTGATCATCAAATTTGCCGGGTGCTACCACGGCCACCTGGACGGACTGCTGGCAGCGGCAGGATCCGGCGTCGCAACCTTGGCTCTGCCCGGCTCAGCCGGCGTTACCGAGGCCACCGCAGCTGAAACCCTGGTCCTGCCCTACAACGATCTTGACGCCGTCGAGGCCGCGTTCGCAGCGCACGGCAAGAGCATCGCTGCCGTCATCACCGAAGCGGCACCGGCCAACATGGGCGTCGTGACGCCGGGTGAGGGCTTCAACGCAGGCCTGTCCCGGATCACCAAGGAGCACGGTGCGCTCCTCATCCTGGACGAAGTCCTCACCGGTTTCCGAACCGGTTACGCCGGCTACTGGGGCCTGACCGGCCGCCAGGAAGGCTGGGCTCCGGACCTGCTCACCTTCGGCAAGGTCATCGGCGGCGGAATGCCGACGGCGGCACTGGGCGGTCGTGCCGACGTCATGGACTACCTCGCTCCCGTCGGGCCTGTGTACCAAGCCGGTACGCTGTCCGGAAACCCTGTGGCCATGGCCGCAGGCGTGGCAACGCTGACCAACGCAACCCCTGAGGTTTACGCCTACGTTGATGCCCGTTCGCTGGAGCTCTCCGCCGCACTCTCCTCTGCCCTTGATAACGCAGGCGTTGATCACTCCATCCAGCGGGCGGGCAATCTGTTCTCCGTCGCGTTTGGCACCTCTGCCCATGGTGTGCACAACTACGACGACGCCCAGCGGCAGGAAAGCTTCCGCTACGCACCCTTCTTCCACTCCATGCTGGACTCCGGCGTCTACCTTCCGCCCTCCGTCTTCGAAGCCTGGTTCCTCTCCGCCGCCCACGACGACGCAGCCATGAACCGGATTATTGAGGCCCTTCCGGCAGCGGCGAAGGCTGCAGCGGGCGCTACAGCGTAG
- a CDS encoding LLM class flavin-dependent oxidoreductase → MSSLPSESEPTVPSDPAAPSDPAAPVAANEILLGLNTFGDAGVDADGTPKEHARVLRELLQEAKLADAVGIHAFGVGEHHRRDFAVSAPEVFLAAAAAVTSRIRLGSAVTVLSSDDPIRVFQRFATVDALSNGRAEVMLGRGSFVESFPLFGLDLADYEVLFEEKLELFDKVRAQKPVHWEGRTRPNVNGLQVYPKLQHHLLPAWIGVGGTPESVLRCAEYGYPIIFAIIGGEPRRFAPLVNLYREAMAKYGHPMRQIATHSPGFIADTDEAAREELFPHWLEQRNRIGAERGWGPGNRGEFDAMCGPEGALYVGSPETVAQKIALLKRNLGVDRFDLKYSNGTLPHQSMMRCIELYGTEVAPRVTELLAAT, encoded by the coding sequence ATGTCTTCTCTCCCTTCTGAATCCGAACCCACGGTCCCGTCCGATCCTGCCGCGCCGTCCGATCCTGCCGCGCCCGTGGCGGCCAACGAGATCCTGCTCGGCCTGAACACCTTCGGCGACGCCGGGGTGGATGCCGACGGAACCCCCAAGGAGCATGCGCGTGTCCTGCGCGAGCTGCTGCAGGAAGCGAAGCTGGCTGACGCCGTCGGCATCCATGCCTTCGGTGTGGGGGAGCACCACCGTCGCGACTTCGCAGTGTCCGCGCCTGAGGTTTTCCTTGCAGCGGCCGCCGCGGTGACCTCGCGGATTCGCTTGGGATCGGCCGTTACCGTGCTCAGCTCCGATGATCCCATCCGCGTATTTCAGCGCTTTGCCACGGTGGATGCCTTGTCCAATGGCAGGGCAGAGGTCATGCTCGGCAGGGGTTCGTTCGTGGAGTCGTTCCCGCTGTTTGGCCTGGATTTGGCGGACTACGAAGTCCTCTTCGAGGAGAAACTCGAGCTTTTTGATAAGGTCCGGGCGCAGAAACCGGTTCATTGGGAGGGCCGCACGCGGCCCAACGTCAATGGACTGCAGGTATATCCCAAACTGCAGCACCACCTGCTGCCCGCCTGGATTGGTGTTGGCGGCACCCCGGAGTCAGTGTTGCGTTGCGCCGAATACGGCTACCCCATTATTTTCGCCATTATTGGGGGAGAGCCCCGCCGCTTCGCGCCGCTGGTCAATCTGTACCGTGAGGCAATGGCCAAGTACGGCCATCCGATGCGGCAGATCGCAACGCACTCACCCGGATTCATCGCTGACACGGACGAGGCTGCCCGCGAGGAGCTGTTCCCGCATTGGCTGGAGCAGCGCAACAGGATCGGCGCCGAGCGTGGGTGGGGTCCAGGGAACCGTGGCGAATTCGATGCCATGTGCGGCCCGGAAGGTGCCCTTTACGTTGGTTCCCCGGAAACCGTGGCGCAGAAAATCGCCCTGCTCAAGAGGAACCTCGGTGTGGACCGATTCGACCTCAAATACAGCAATGGAACACTGCCGCATCAGTCCATGATGCGCTGCATTGAGCTCTACGGCACCGAGGTGGCCCCGCGGGTTACCGAGCTGCTGGCTGCAACGTAG
- the hemB gene encoding porphobilinogen synthase, protein MSFPNHRPRRLRTTPAMRRLTAENRLAPADLILPAFIREGLTEPSPISSMPGVVQHTTESLKRAAAEAVELGVGGIMLFGVPAVRDAQGTASLDPDGVLNKAIRDVKAEVGDDLVIMGDVCLDEFTDHGHCGVLDSEGYVDNDATLEIYGRMAVAQADAGAHVLGPSGMMDGQIAVIRQALEESGHKNTAVLAYAAKYASAFYGPFREAVDSQLKGDRRTYQMDAANRREAILEVELDLEEGADMVMVKPAMSYLDILADVAAMSPVPVSAYQISGEYAMIEAAAANGWIDRRGAITESVLGIKRAGADTVLTYWASELAGWLKES, encoded by the coding sequence ATGAGCTTTCCGAACCATCGTCCCCGCCGCTTGCGCACAACTCCGGCCATGCGCAGGCTCACCGCCGAAAACCGCTTGGCGCCCGCGGACCTGATCCTCCCGGCGTTCATCCGGGAAGGCCTCACCGAGCCGAGCCCCATCAGCTCCATGCCGGGGGTTGTCCAACACACCACCGAGTCCCTGAAACGTGCCGCAGCCGAAGCCGTGGAGCTGGGCGTGGGCGGCATCATGCTGTTCGGCGTGCCTGCAGTCCGCGACGCCCAAGGCACCGCTTCGCTGGACCCGGACGGCGTCCTGAACAAGGCCATCCGCGACGTCAAGGCCGAGGTTGGCGATGACCTGGTGATCATGGGCGATGTTTGCCTCGATGAATTCACAGACCACGGCCACTGCGGAGTCCTCGATTCCGAGGGCTACGTGGACAACGACGCCACGCTGGAGATTTATGGCCGGATGGCAGTTGCCCAGGCCGATGCAGGAGCCCATGTGCTGGGGCCCTCGGGCATGATGGACGGCCAGATCGCGGTAATCCGACAAGCACTGGAGGAATCCGGACACAAGAACACAGCGGTTCTTGCCTACGCGGCGAAGTACGCCTCAGCGTTCTACGGCCCCTTCCGCGAGGCTGTCGATTCCCAGCTCAAGGGTGACCGCCGCACCTACCAAATGGATGCGGCAAACCGACGGGAAGCCATCCTGGAAGTCGAACTGGACCTCGAAGAAGGCGCCGACATGGTGATGGTCAAGCCTGCCATGAGCTACCTCGACATCCTGGCCGACGTCGCCGCCATGAGCCCCGTCCCGGTCTCGGCCTACCAAATTTCAGGCGAGTACGCCATGATCGAAGCGGCAGCCGCCAACGGCTGGATCGACAGGCGCGGTGCCATCACTGAATCCGTCCTCGGCATCAAGCGTGCCGGAGCCGATACCGTCCTGACCTACTGGGCCTCCGAACTTGCTGGCTGGCTGAAGGAGTCCTGA
- a CDS encoding uroporphyrinogen-III synthase produces the protein MSGLTGRRVLITRNADRARPLASLLSELGAEPLVLPLIDFEKERDQAPLDAALDQLTAGGFDWLVISSITTVRVLLEKAAQRGLALVDLVPSGTKVATIGPLSRKAIESVGLTVAVAPADVQSAEGLLAVWEASQERVLLPQADIAAAGLRDGLAASGADVTSVVAYRTVDYPASAELRLTAELPSGVVISSTDAPVTLSPEDVRTALDAGTVDAVVAASPSAARRIAATLLPLGTCRLIAIGRPTAAEASRIGLTVAGTAKVPTPDGIVAALESVFANEGNSP, from the coding sequence GTGAGCGGGTTGACCGGTCGGCGCGTCCTGATCACCAGGAACGCCGACCGGGCGCGCCCCTTGGCCTCGCTCCTGAGCGAACTGGGGGCGGAGCCGTTGGTGCTTCCGCTCATCGATTTTGAGAAGGAAAGGGACCAAGCTCCCCTTGACGCGGCCTTGGACCAGCTGACGGCCGGGGGCTTCGACTGGCTGGTGATCAGCAGCATCACCACCGTCCGGGTTCTGTTGGAGAAGGCTGCCCAGCGCGGACTGGCCCTCGTGGATCTTGTACCGTCGGGAACAAAAGTGGCCACTATTGGCCCTTTGTCCCGGAAGGCTATTGAGTCCGTTGGCCTCACCGTTGCTGTGGCACCTGCCGATGTCCAGTCAGCTGAGGGCCTCCTTGCTGTGTGGGAGGCGTCCCAGGAACGGGTTTTACTGCCTCAAGCCGATATTGCGGCGGCCGGCCTGCGCGATGGCTTGGCGGCCAGCGGTGCGGACGTGACGTCCGTTGTCGCCTACCGCACCGTCGATTACCCTGCCTCTGCGGAACTCCGCCTGACAGCGGAACTTCCGTCCGGCGTCGTTATTTCCTCCACCGACGCACCGGTGACGCTTAGTCCTGAAGATGTGCGGACAGCACTGGACGCCGGGACGGTAGACGCCGTTGTGGCTGCTTCTCCCAGCGCTGCGCGCCGTATTGCTGCAACGTTGCTGCCCCTGGGCACTTGCCGGCTGATCGCCATTGGACGGCCGACGGCGGCAGAGGCCTCCCGGATTGGCCTCACCGTGGCAGGCACCGCCAAAGTACCCACCCCGGACGGCATTGTGGCCGCCCTGGAATCTGTTTTCGCCAACGAAGGGAATTCGCCATGA